In Ovis canadensis isolate MfBH-ARS-UI-01 breed Bighorn chromosome 3, ARS-UI_OviCan_v2, whole genome shotgun sequence, one DNA window encodes the following:
- the CCDC59 gene encoding thyroid transcription factor 1-associated protein 26 has product MAPVWPAARGRTGGLGTRGGVSPVEFRNKNVKRKTWRPNHLQAFSGSVREGQGFAFRRKLKIQQTYKKLLRKEKKSQTPSESPFTDWYPDHLKHLYLAEEERLRKQLRKADQPLSEQEVDQPLPEDQGSNDQALSEEHCSIEQPQPEEPCSIRINSINIPKKNKKKTSNQKAQEEYEQIQAKRAAKKQEFEKRKQEREEAQRLYKKKKMEVFKILSKKTKKGQPNLNLQMEYLLKKIQEKN; this is encoded by the exons ATGGCGCCCGTTTGGCCGGCAGCAAGGGGGCGGACAGGGGGGTTGGGTACGCGTGGAGGAGTTTCACCGGTTGAATTCAGAAATAAGAATGTGAAACGGAAAACGTGGCGACCTAATCATCTGCAAGCCTTCTCGGGGAGCGTTCGCGAAG GACAAGGCTTTGCATTTCGAAGAAAACTCAAGATTCAGCAAACTTATAAGAAATTACTCCGGAAGGAAAAGAAGTCTCAAACCCCAAGTGAATCCCCCTTCACAGATTGGTATCCTGATCATCTGAAACATCTTTATTTAGCTGAAGAGGAAAGACTCAGGAAGCAGCTTAGAAAAGCTGACCAGCCTCTGTCAGAACAAGAAGTTGATCAGCCTTTGCCAGAAGACCAAGGTAGCAATGACCAGGCTTTGTCTGAAGAACACTGTAGCATTGAGCAGCCTCAGCCAGAAGAACCGTGTAGCATAAGAATAAA CTCCATTAatattccaaagaaaaataaaaagaaaacatcaaatcAAAAAGCACAGGAAGAATATGAGCAGATACAAGCTAAGCGTGCTGCTAAGAAACAA GAATTTGagaagagaaaacaagagagagaagaagCTCAAAGGCtctacaaaaagaagaaaatggaagtgTTCAAAATACTGAGCAAAAAGACTAAAAAGGGGCAACCAAACTTGAATTTACAAATGGAGTATCttctaaaaaaaatacaagaaaagaattAA